A genomic window from Blastococcus saxobsidens DD2 includes:
- a CDS encoding RNA-binding protein: MLEEALEHLVRGIVDNPDDVTVNLLTNRRGKTLEIRVHPDDLGKVIGRGGRTAKALRQVMTGVGGRGLRVDVVDTDGR, translated from the coding sequence GTGCTCGAAGAAGCGCTCGAGCACCTGGTCAGGGGCATCGTCGACAACCCCGACGACGTCACCGTCAACCTGCTCACCAACCGCCGCGGCAAGACCCTCGAGATCCGGGTCCACCCGGACGACCTCGGCAAGGTCATCGGCCGCGGCGGGCGCACCGCCAAGGCGCTGCGCCAGGTGATGACCGGGGTCGGCGGACGGGGCCTGCGGGTCGACGTCGTCGACACCGACGGGCGCTGA
- the rpsP gene encoding 30S ribosomal protein S16, with product MATKIKLMRLGKMRAPYYRIVVADARTKRDGRSIETIGKYHPKEDPSFIEVDTERAQYWLGVGAQPTEAVAAIFRVTGDWQKFKGEAAPPPMKVAEPKPDKKAIYEAAVRAGMDEPAAGATTQKKKAAPKADAPKADAPKADAPKADAPKADAPKADAAEAAPAEAAPAETPAE from the coding sequence GTGGCCACCAAGATCAAGCTCATGCGCCTGGGCAAGATGCGCGCGCCGTACTACCGCATCGTCGTCGCCGACGCCCGGACCAAGCGTGACGGCCGCTCGATCGAGACGATCGGCAAGTACCACCCGAAGGAGGACCCGTCCTTCATCGAGGTCGACACCGAGCGGGCGCAGTACTGGCTCGGTGTCGGGGCACAGCCGACCGAGGCCGTCGCCGCCATCTTCCGGGTGACCGGTGACTGGCAGAAGTTCAAGGGCGAGGCCGCGCCGCCGCCCATGAAGGTCGCCGAGCCCAAGCCGGACAAGAAGGCCATCTACGAGGCCGCCGTCCGCGCGGGCATGGACGAGCCGGCCGCCGGGGCGACCACCCAGAAGAAGAAGGCCGCTCCCAAGGCCGACGCTCCGAAGGCCGACGCTCCGAAGGCCGACGCTCCGAAGGCCGACGCTCCGAAGGCCGACGCTCCGAAGGCCGACGCCGCTGAGGCCGCTCCGGCCGAGGCCGCTCCGGCCGAGACGCCGGCCGAGTAA